One genomic window of Micromonospora sp. WMMD1128 includes the following:
- a CDS encoding YbaK/EbsC family protein, whose product MGTLKTEPARGRLDLLAPPVAAAVERWPDEAPVDVGEVLVAPIDADLADTAAFCAAYEVGLEESANCVVVAGKRGGETRYAACIVLATTRADVNGVVRKLLDVRKASFAPMAEAVELTGMEYGGITPIGLPEEWPILVDARVIATPHVIIGSGVRHSKIALPGPVLGALPGARVVEELARPA is encoded by the coding sequence ATGGGGACGCTGAAGACGGAGCCGGCCCGGGGCCGGCTGGACCTGTTGGCGCCGCCGGTTGCCGCGGCGGTGGAGCGGTGGCCGGACGAGGCGCCGGTCGACGTGGGCGAGGTGCTTGTCGCGCCGATCGACGCCGACCTGGCCGACACGGCGGCCTTCTGCGCGGCGTACGAGGTGGGGCTGGAGGAGTCGGCCAACTGTGTGGTGGTCGCCGGCAAGCGCGGCGGCGAAACCCGCTACGCCGCCTGCATCGTGCTGGCCACCACCCGGGCGGATGTGAACGGCGTGGTCCGCAAGCTGCTCGACGTACGCAAGGCGAGCTTCGCGCCGATGGCCGAGGCGGTGGAGCTGACCGGGATGGAATACGGCGGGATCACGCCGATCGGGTTGCCCGAGGAGTGGCCGATCCTGGTCGACGCGCGGGTGATCGCCACGCCCCACGTGATCATCGGGTCGGGCGTACGCCACAGCAAGATCGCCCTGCCCGGGCCGGTGCTCGGCGCGCTGCCCGGGGCCAGGGTGGTGGAGGAGTTGGCCCGGCCGGCCTGA